From the uncultured Desulfovibrio sp. genome, one window contains:
- the rplU gene encoding 50S ribosomal protein L21 codes for MYAIIETGGKQYRVEEGSKVVVEKLAVQAGSEISLDKVLMVGGAECKVGAPYLAGAAVMAEVVDHGRGPKIKVFKRWRRNDSRKMRGHRQDYTTIRVKSINA; via the coding sequence ATGTACGCGATTATCGAGACCGGCGGAAAACAGTACCGCGTCGAAGAAGGTTCTAAAGTAGTTGTGGAAAAGCTTGCGGTTCAGGCCGGAAGCGAAATTTCCTTGGACAAGGTACTGATGGTCGGCGGTGCTGAATGCAAAGTCGGCGCTCCCTATCTTGCCGGGGCCGCCGTTATGGCGGAAGTGGTGGATCACGGGCGCGGCCCAAAGATCAAGGTGTTCAAGCGCTGGCGTCGTAATGACTCGCGCAAGATGCGCGGTCATCGCCAGGATTACACCACCATTCGCGTTAAGAGCATCAACGCCTAG
- the atpB gene encoding F0F1 ATP synthase subunit A, with protein sequence MAGGLPHPVLLSTFMGMDEIAIGGTMVEFKHVFYSWVCMAILFTVALIMRRRLTMVPGGLQNFFEALVDTIENFILATMGDHGRKFVGLLAGMFIYIFGMNLMGLVPGFDAPTANLNTTVCMAVFVLVFYNAVGLIRWKAHYIHHFTGPSKVLIPLMFPLEVVSHLSRPVSLSLRLFGNIRGEEIVMVLFFVMAPILGTLPIYALFLLGKTMQAFVFFMLTMFYIKGALEAPEH encoded by the coding sequence ATGGCAGGTGGTTTGCCGCATCCGGTATTGCTCTCCACATTTATGGGCATGGACGAGATCGCCATCGGTGGAACGATGGTGGAATTCAAACATGTGTTCTACTCCTGGGTCTGTATGGCCATTCTGTTCACCGTAGCGTTGATCATGCGCCGTCGGCTGACTATGGTTCCCGGAGGTTTGCAAAACTTTTTCGAAGCCTTGGTGGATACCATCGAGAACTTCATCCTGGCCACCATGGGTGACCATGGACGCAAGTTCGTGGGCCTCCTGGCTGGCATGTTCATTTACATTTTTGGCATGAACCTCATGGGCCTTGTGCCTGGCTTTGACGCGCCTACAGCCAACCTCAACACCACCGTGTGCATGGCGGTGTTTGTGCTTGTGTTCTACAACGCCGTGGGGTTGATCCGCTGGAAGGCGCACTACATCCACCACTTCACCGGCCCCTCCAAGGTGCTCATTCCGCTCATGTTTCCGCTTGAAGTGGTTTCGCACCTTTCGCGCCCGGTTTCGCTTTCTCTCCGTCTTTTCGGCAACATCCGCGGTGAAGAAATCGTTATGGTGCTGTTCTTTGTAATGGCTCCCATACTCGGTACCCTGCCCATCTACGCCCTCTTCCTTTTGGGCAAGACCATGCAGGCTTTCGTGTTCTTCATGCTGACCATGTTCTACATCAAGGGCGCGCTTGAAGCACCCGAGCATTAG
- the obgE gene encoding GTPase ObgE, which produces MRFVDEARIQVRAGKGGHGCLSFRREKFVPRGGPDGGNGGDGGSVLLKADGRLLSLYDFRLKRLYEARNGRPGEGSQCDGKKGEDMVLHLPVGTLVFVEGPDGEELLADLSDPETEVIVACGGRGGKGNEHFKSSTMRAPRFCQPGEPGEEKNLRLELKILADAGLLGLPNAGKSTFISQVSAARPKIAAYPFTTLTPNLGVMIDEVDPDRRMVIADIPGLIEGAHEGQGLGLRFLKHVERTRFLVHILSVEDVGEDAPWAGFNLINEELCRFDEELGERQQIEVVNKIDLISPERLEELKNRAKADGRNIFFISARDNIDLEPLVEELWRMRDETASHAPILHFADTDGDEEEDFPEIEVIYTRE; this is translated from the coding sequence ATGCGATTTGTAGATGAAGCTCGAATTCAGGTGCGCGCCGGTAAGGGCGGGCACGGTTGTTTGTCTTTTCGGCGCGAAAAATTTGTGCCGCGCGGCGGCCCGGACGGCGGCAACGGTGGTGACGGCGGTTCTGTGCTGCTGAAAGCCGATGGCCGTTTGCTGTCTTTGTACGACTTTCGCCTCAAGCGCCTTTACGAGGCTCGCAATGGTCGCCCCGGCGAAGGCAGCCAGTGCGATGGCAAGAAGGGCGAAGACATGGTGCTGCACCTGCCGGTGGGTACGCTTGTTTTTGTTGAAGGCCCGGACGGGGAAGAACTGCTGGCAGACCTCAGCGATCCTGAAACAGAAGTTATTGTTGCGTGCGGCGGACGCGGCGGCAAGGGCAACGAACATTTCAAGTCTTCCACCATGCGCGCACCGCGGTTTTGTCAGCCCGGTGAACCGGGTGAAGAAAAAAATCTGCGCCTTGAGCTGAAGATTCTGGCAGATGCCGGTCTGCTGGGCTTGCCCAATGCGGGTAAATCCACCTTTATTTCGCAGGTGTCGGCGGCGCGCCCCAAGATCGCGGCCTATCCCTTCACCACGCTCACGCCCAATCTCGGCGTTATGATTGACGAAGTGGATCCCGACAGGCGCATGGTCATTGCCGACATCCCCGGCCTCATTGAGGGCGCGCACGAAGGCCAGGGCCTTGGGCTGCGTTTTCTCAAGCATGTGGAGCGCACACGTTTTCTTGTGCATATTCTCAGCGTGGAAGATGTGGGCGAAGATGCTCCATGGGCGGGCTTTAACCTCATCAACGAGGAACTGTGCCGCTTTGACGAAGAACTGGGCGAGAGGCAGCAGATCGAGGTGGTCAACAAGATCGACCTCATCAGCCCCGAGCGTCTGGAAGAGCTGAAAAACAGGGCCAAAGCCGATGGCCGGAATATCTTCTTTATTTCCGCGCGGGACAACATCGACCTTGAGCCTCTGGTGGAAGAGTTGTGGCGTATGCGCGATGAAACCGCCAGCCACGCGCCTATCCTGCATTTTGCCGATACAGACGGTGATGAGGAAGAGGACTTCCCCGAAATTGAAGTGATCTATACCCGCGAGTAG
- a CDS encoding class I SAM-dependent RNA methyltransferase codes for MNTAPTQLTLDITALSHDGRGIARLAPENDQISRGTVVFVANALPGQRVFAHVLRRKSAFIEAEAETLLSQSPDAVDPICPHHAECGGCPLQTMPYAQQLYWKRTLAVDALTRIGKFDRDQIESLLPPVTGSPALTRFRNKMEFAFGHDMDNKTDLKLGLRRRNGRDVVAVPHCALMPPEALQIVSMVGKLAAESGFAAYAAPDSRQSQPLHPTHGQQKQGRRGGIARRAPRDHAIPVHDVAANGFWRFFVLRRGLAADMRTPRWWALCITSPGDAPQRAAVRMLGREVLAAFPQLAAFIHEERATADAFAFGEKRVQTLDETGRENPAATRLFLPLAGMNFTLDASSFFQVNTGGAQALAQAAQRMLMPDSPAENQQNARPRGLLDLYCGVGAPGLLLARHYSALLGLEQDRRAVKLAAINAKSNDINYCQYEAGDAVHHLERLASLDLASRWQAADFGASANAPLAADALADPPRAGLSPRALDALMQIAPDRVLYISCNPATLARDAAQLRNKYSLERLEAVDLFPHTPHLECLSLWRRLD; via the coding sequence ATGAACACCGCCCCCACCCAACTCACGCTCGACATCACCGCCCTTTCACACGATGGGCGGGGTATTGCGCGCCTCGCCCCCGAAAATGACCAAATCAGCAGAGGCACAGTCGTCTTTGTGGCAAACGCCCTGCCGGGTCAGCGTGTGTTTGCACATGTGTTGCGGCGCAAGTCTGCTTTTATAGAAGCGGAAGCCGAGACTCTGCTCAGCCAGTCGCCGGACGCAGTCGATCCCATCTGCCCCCACCATGCCGAATGCGGCGGCTGCCCGCTGCAAACCATGCCCTATGCGCAGCAGCTTTACTGGAAGCGCACTCTGGCGGTGGACGCCCTCACGCGCATTGGCAAATTTGACCGCGACCAGATTGAATCGCTTTTGCCGCCCGTCACAGGTTCACCTGCGCTGACGCGGTTTCGCAATAAAATGGAATTTGCCTTCGGGCACGACATGGACAACAAGACCGATTTGAAACTTGGCCTGCGCCGCCGCAATGGCCGCGATGTGGTGGCCGTGCCACACTGCGCCCTCATGCCGCCCGAGGCGCTGCAAATAGTAAGCATGGTGGGCAAACTGGCGGCGGAAAGCGGCTTTGCCGCCTACGCAGCGCCCGATTCCAGGCAAAGCCAGCCTCTTCACCCCACGCACGGCCAGCAAAAGCAGGGACGCCGTGGCGGCATTGCCCGGCGCGCTCCGCGAGATCACGCCATCCCGGTTCACGATGTCGCGGCCAATGGGTTCTGGCGTTTTTTTGTGCTGCGGCGCGGCCTTGCCGCAGACATGCGCACACCGCGCTGGTGGGCCCTGTGCATCACAAGTCCCGGCGATGCCCCGCAGCGCGCTGCCGTGAGGATGCTCGGCAGGGAAGTTCTGGCGGCATTCCCCCAGTTGGCAGCATTTATCCATGAAGAACGCGCCACCGCCGATGCCTTTGCTTTTGGCGAAAAACGCGTGCAGACCCTGGACGAAACTGGCCGGGAAAATCCTGCAGCCACACGGTTGTTTCTGCCTCTCGCCGGCATGAACTTTACCCTCGATGCGTCTTCCTTCTTTCAGGTGAATACCGGCGGCGCGCAGGCACTTGCGCAGGCGGCACAGCGCATGCTTATGCCCGACAGCCCGGCGGAGAACCAACAGAATGCCCGACCCCGGGGACTGCTTGATCTTTATTGTGGCGTTGGCGCACCGGGCCTGTTGCTGGCGCGCCACTATTCCGCCCTGCTGGGCCTGGAGCAGGACAGACGGGCTGTGAAGCTCGCTGCCATAAATGCCAAGTCCAATGACATCAATTACTGCCAGTATGAGGCAGGGGATGCGGTGCACCACCTTGAGCGCCTTGCATCTCTAGATCTTGCCAGCCGCTGGCAAGCAGCAGACTTTGGCGCATCAGCCAACGCCCCGCTGGCAGCGGATGCTCTGGCAGACCCGCCCAGGGCCGGGCTTTCACCCCGCGCGCTGGATGCGCTCATGCAGATCGCGCCAGACAGAGTCCTTTATATATCGTGCAACCCGGCGACGCTCGCGCGCGACGCCGCACAGCTGCGCAACAAGTATTCCCTGGAGCGGCTTGAAGCCGTTGACCTTTTTCCCCACACACCGCACCTTGAGTGTCTGAGCCTCTGGCGCAGGCTCGACTGA
- the atpE gene encoding ATP synthase F0 subunit C, whose amino-acid sequence MRKFLMIALNTVALLGMATMAFAANQLDASALGYTCLAAALGIGIAAFGCGIGMGLGLKGACEGVARNPDVSGKITGTMILAFAFIESLAIYALVISFILLYANPYA is encoded by the coding sequence ATGCGTAAGTTTCTGATGATCGCCCTGAACACCGTGGCCCTTCTCGGCATGGCCACCATGGCTTTTGCTGCCAACCAGCTCGACGCCTCGGCTCTGGGCTACACCTGCCTGGCCGCCGCTCTTGGCATCGGCATTGCCGCTTTCGGTTGCGGCATCGGCATGGGTCTTGGTCTGAAGGGCGCCTGCGAAGGCGTTGCCCGCAACCCTGACGTGAGCGGCAAGATCACCGGTACCATGATTCTGGCCTTCGCTTTCATCGAATCGCTGGCCATTTACGCCCTGGTTATCAGCTTCATCCTGCTGTACGCCAACCCCTACGCGTAA
- a CDS encoding lipopolysaccharide biosynthesis protein: protein MQSSTPTLARRYIFKLVANIASVPVYLVMEAILPRALGPQMYGNYSFATNLFQQLSGFLDMGTSTCFYNSLSRRQAETGLIGFYMRATAAVFAIILLAAGLLQIPAAGELLMPDVPLWLAPLAALWAFLTWWGRVLRSMNDAVGATVSSEMVRTVVSLFTVGLLGLMFWADWLNIHTLFAQQYLMLGATALGYWLVTRTYWRQAGIPLHFRLTPEQTRAYGREFFNYSHPLFVQALLSFLLLTAERWLLQWFDGSVEQGFFALSQKVSMACFLFVSAMTPLVMRELSIAWGNNDREAMGRLLTRFAPLLYVVAAYFSCFTLAEGSALVNFFGGAQFAAATLPVQIMALYPLHQAYGQLAGSVFHATGRTKVLRNMAALECIYGFSTAWFLLAPPEYFGLGLGAVGLAIKTVCVQIITVNVYLWLASRFIPLKFWRNIAHQIWSLAILLLLAFGCRQLTLYLGIGDVDSFPRFLVSGVIYTAAIGLLCLGMPAVMGFSRQELREVFIRFSKSRSHG from the coding sequence ATGCAAAGCTCTACCCCAACTTTGGCACGCCGCTACATATTCAAGCTCGTGGCCAATATCGCTTCCGTCCCGGTCTACCTTGTCATGGAGGCCATTCTGCCCCGCGCTCTCGGGCCGCAGATGTACGGCAATTACAGCTTTGCGACCAACCTCTTCCAGCAGCTTTCCGGCTTTCTGGATATGGGAACCTCCACCTGCTTTTACAATTCCCTTTCGCGCCGTCAGGCAGAGACCGGCCTCATCGGCTTTTACATGCGCGCCACAGCGGCGGTATTCGCCATTATTTTACTGGCCGCAGGCCTGCTGCAAATTCCTGCGGCTGGCGAGCTGCTCATGCCCGATGTGCCCCTGTGGCTTGCGCCGCTGGCAGCCCTGTGGGCTTTTCTGACATGGTGGGGCCGTGTGCTGCGCTCCATGAACGATGCCGTGGGCGCGACTGTTTCTTCCGAAATGGTGCGCACCGTTGTGTCGCTGTTTACGGTGGGCTTGCTGGGGCTCATGTTCTGGGCCGACTGGCTGAACATTCACACGCTTTTTGCCCAGCAATACCTCATGCTCGGGGCAACTGCCCTTGGCTACTGGCTGGTTACGCGCACCTACTGGCGGCAGGCTGGCATTCCCCTGCACTTTCGGCTCACGCCTGAGCAGACGCGCGCCTATGGGCGGGAGTTTTTCAATTACAGCCACCCGCTGTTTGTGCAGGCCCTGCTCTCCTTTTTGCTCCTCACTGCCGAACGCTGGCTGCTGCAATGGTTTGACGGCAGCGTGGAACAAGGCTTTTTTGCCCTTTCCCAAAAAGTCAGCATGGCCTGTTTTCTTTTTGTTTCAGCCATGACGCCTCTGGTCATGCGCGAGCTTTCCATCGCCTGGGGCAACAATGACCGCGAGGCCATGGGCCGCCTGCTCACGCGGTTTGCCCCGCTGCTCTACGTGGTGGCTGCCTATTTTTCGTGCTTTACGCTGGCCGAAGGTTCCGCCCTGGTGAACTTTTTCGGCGGCGCGCAGTTTGCCGCAGCGACCCTGCCTGTGCAGATCATGGCGCTCTACCCCCTGCATCAGGCCTATGGGCAGCTTGCCGGATCAGTCTTTCACGCCACCGGCCGCACCAAGGTGCTGCGCAATATGGCGGCGCTGGAATGCATTTACGGTTTCAGCACGGCGTGGTTTCTGCTTGCGCCGCCGGAATATTTCGGCCTTGGCCTCGGTGCCGTAGGCCTGGCGATCAAAACCGTGTGCGTGCAGATCATCACGGTCAATGTGTATCTTTGGCTGGCCTCACGCTTTATTCCGCTCAAGTTCTGGCGCAATATTGCCCACCAGATATGGAGCCTCGCAATTTTGCTGCTGCTGGCCTTTGGCTGCCGCCAGCTTACGCTCTATCTTGGCATTGGTGATGTGGATTCCTTTCCTCGTTTTCTTGTTTCCGGCGTCATATACACCGCGGCCATCGGGCTGCTCTGCCTGGGCATGCCTGCTGTCATGGGCTTTTCTCGGCAGGAACTGCGCGAAGTATTTATCCGGTTCAGCAAATCCAGGTCACATGGCTAA
- a CDS encoding AtpZ/AtpI family protein, translating to MTLTGSSHVRGGLMSFKDFLKQQQTGMEAMASTGVIGLHLVSGPAVGFAIGYGIDHWFGTSPWGKLVFLFIGIAAGFLNVYRDTQALLRKMAAQDARRKGLVPEQQSETPPAGQGKTNSRAQTETDDTQP from the coding sequence ATGACGCTTACAGGTTCCAGCCACGTGCGCGGAGGCCTTATGTCGTTCAAGGATTTTCTTAAGCAGCAGCAAACCGGCATGGAAGCCATGGCCAGCACAGGGGTCATTGGCCTGCATCTGGTGAGCGGCCCCGCAGTGGGTTTTGCCATAGGCTACGGCATTGACCACTGGTTTGGCACCAGCCCTTGGGGCAAGCTGGTTTTTCTGTTCATCGGCATTGCGGCGGGTTTTTTGAACGTGTACCGCGACACTCAGGCCCTGCTACGCAAAATGGCGGCGCAGGACGCCCGCCGGAAAGGCCTTGTGCCGGAACAGCAAAGCGAAACGCCCCCAGCGGGGCAAGGCAAAACAAACAGCCGTGCGCAGACTGAAACAGATGATACACAGCCTTGA
- the rpmA gene encoding 50S ribosomal protein L27, whose translation MAHKKAGGSSRNGRDSEGQRRGVKRFGGQKVLAGNILVRQLGTTVYPGVNVGMGRDFTLFAKVAGVVRFEKYLRKRRVHTRVHVEAAAD comes from the coding sequence ATGGCACATAAGAAAGCAGGCGGCTCTTCGCGCAACGGTCGCGACAGTGAAGGCCAACGCCGCGGCGTAAAGCGTTTTGGCGGTCAGAAGGTTCTGGCTGGCAATATTCTGGTGCGTCAGCTCGGCACTACCGTTTACCCCGGTGTGAACGTGGGCATGGGCAGGGACTTTACCCTGTTCGCCAAAGTGGCCGGCGTTGTGCGCTTTGAGAAGTATCTCCGCAAGCGTCGCGTCCACACGCGAGTGCATGTGGAGGCGGCCGCCGACTAA
- the proB gene encoding glutamate 5-kinase, with the protein MTAPTEDWRQERARVLAQARVVVVKVGSAVLTDAQGLSMPVLENLAGQLAHLRNLLPAGDAASSNAGGAEPRRLVLVSSGAVAAGRAALATRGHVVETTGLAARQAAAAVGQGQLMQSWDKVFFAHRMPTAQVLLTRDDLRARQRFLNARNTFAELLEWGVLPIVNENDTVSISELKFGDNDCLASLLVNLTGADLFINLTSASGVLAADPQKDPNAPIMDHIDDVAALDLGQLCGGKTSVGTGGMYSKLLAARRAAQIGVPTLILPGREPEIITRAFAASGICPAPQGHESFTGGTWVCPARHAIPRRKFWLAYQSDPAGSVHVDAGAAKALLHKGGSLLPGGVFRVEGSFQQGALVRVLHEGQSLGVGLTNYSTSDLKKIMGLKRHEVAAILGDAHYPEVIHRDNLLLDAAV; encoded by the coding sequence ATGACAGCGCCGACGGAAGACTGGCGGCAGGAACGCGCACGGGTGCTTGCCCAGGCCCGGGTGGTGGTCGTCAAAGTAGGCAGCGCCGTACTCACCGATGCCCAGGGCCTGAGCATGCCCGTGCTGGAGAATCTGGCCGGGCAGTTGGCGCATCTGCGCAACCTGCTGCCTGCGGGTGATGCTGCATCCAGCAACGCGGGGGGCGCGGAGCCGCGCCGTCTGGTGCTTGTTTCTTCCGGTGCTGTGGCCGCTGGGCGGGCCGCGCTTGCCACGCGCGGGCATGTGGTTGAAACCACGGGCCTTGCTGCGCGTCAGGCTGCGGCAGCAGTGGGGCAGGGGCAACTCATGCAGAGCTGGGACAAGGTGTTTTTTGCGCACCGTATGCCCACTGCTCAGGTCCTGCTGACCCGCGATGACCTGCGCGCCCGTCAGCGTTTTCTCAATGCTCGCAATACGTTTGCCGAACTGCTGGAATGGGGCGTGCTGCCCATTGTCAACGAAAACGACACAGTGTCCATCAGCGAACTGAAGTTCGGCGATAACGACTGCCTTGCAAGCCTTCTGGTCAATCTGACCGGGGCGGATCTCTTCATCAATCTCACGTCCGCCTCGGGCGTTCTGGCTGCCGATCCGCAAAAAGACCCCAACGCTCCCATCATGGATCACATTGATGACGTGGCGGCCCTTGATCTGGGTCAGCTTTGCGGCGGCAAGACTTCCGTAGGCACCGGCGGTATGTATTCCAAGCTGCTGGCGGCCCGTCGCGCGGCGCAGATTGGCGTACCTACGCTGATTTTGCCGGGGCGCGAGCCGGAGATCATCACGCGGGCCTTTGCCGCCAGCGGTATTTGTCCCGCTCCGCAGGGGCATGAATCCTTTACGGGCGGCACATGGGTTTGCCCTGCACGGCATGCCATACCCCGCCGTAAATTCTGGCTGGCCTATCAGTCTGATCCAGCGGGCAGCGTGCATGTGGACGCTGGAGCGGCCAAGGCCCTCCTGCACAAGGGCGGCAGCCTTTTGCCCGGCGGCGTGTTTCGTGTTGAAGGCAGCTTTCAGCAGGGCGCGCTGGTGCGAGTGCTGCACGAAGGGCAAAGCCTCGGCGTGGGCCTCACCAACTATAGCACTTCAGATCTGAAAAAAATCATGGGCCTGAAAAGGCATGAGGTCGCAGCCATTCTGGGCGATGCGCACTACCCTGAGGTGATCCATAGGGACAATTTGCTGCTTGATGCGGCAGTGTAA
- the ilvD gene encoding dihydroxy-acid dehydratase, translating into MDDEARSKKMKSGLEKAPHRSLLYALGLTREEMERPLVGIVNAASEVVPGHMHLNSLADAVKAGVRMSGGTPLQFPAIAVCDGLAMNHEGMRFSLPSREFIADSIEIMARGHAFDALVFIPNCDKCVPGMLMAMMRLNIPSVLVSGGPMLPGDIGPGKRGDLITVFEAVGKVRSGAMTEEELEYMAERACPGCGACAGMFTANSMNCLSETIGVALPGNGTIPAVSGARIRLAKKAGMRVMDLLHKNIRPLDIVTPKSIANAVAVDMALGCSTNTVLHLPAVFGEAGLKLGLEIFDEVSKKSPNLCKLSPAGKHYMVDLDNAGGIPAVMTELDKLGLINKDCMTATGKTVGENLKDMNARVMNPEVIRSVENPYSKQGGIAILRGSLAPEGAVVKQSAVAPEMMCRDVTARVFESEEDAMKAILDGKIKAGDGVVIRYEGPRGGPGMREMLSPTAAITGMGLGKDVALLTDGRFSGGTNGAAIGHISPEAADGGVIALVHEGDTIHIDIPNRKLDLLVDEAELAKRRAALVVPKKDCPYPVLRRYAYLVSSAANGGRYKEI; encoded by the coding sequence ATGGATGATGAAGCACGCAGCAAAAAAATGAAGTCCGGGCTGGAAAAAGCCCCCCACCGCTCCCTGCTCTATGCTCTGGGCCTCACCAGAGAAGAAATGGAGCGCCCCCTGGTAGGCATTGTGAACGCCGCCAGCGAGGTCGTTCCCGGGCATATGCACCTGAACAGCCTGGCCGACGCGGTCAAGGCCGGTGTACGTATGTCAGGCGGTACGCCGCTGCAGTTCCCGGCTATTGCCGTGTGCGACGGCCTGGCCATGAACCATGAGGGTATGCGTTTTTCCCTGCCCTCGCGTGAATTCATCGCGGATTCCATTGAAATTATGGCGCGCGGTCACGCCTTTGACGCCCTGGTGTTCATTCCCAACTGCGACAAGTGCGTTCCCGGTATGCTCATGGCCATGATGCGCCTGAACATCCCTTCGGTGCTGGTTTCCGGCGGCCCCATGCTGCCCGGCGACATCGGCCCCGGCAAGCGCGGCGATCTCATCACCGTGTTTGAAGCCGTGGGCAAGGTGCGCAGCGGCGCCATGACAGAAGAAGAGCTGGAATACATGGCCGAACGCGCCTGTCCCGGCTGCGGCGCCTGCGCGGGCATGTTCACGGCCAATTCCATGAACTGCCTGTCTGAGACCATTGGCGTGGCCCTGCCCGGCAACGGCACCATCCCCGCTGTGAGCGGCGCGCGCATCCGCCTTGCCAAAAAGGCTGGCATGCGGGTTATGGATCTGCTGCACAAGAACATCCGCCCGCTGGATATCGTAACGCCCAAGTCCATTGCTAACGCCGTGGCCGTGGATATGGCCCTTGGCTGTTCCACCAACACCGTGCTGCACCTGCCCGCCGTGTTCGGCGAGGCCGGATTGAAGCTTGGCCTGGAAATTTTTGACGAAGTCAGCAAAAAGAGCCCCAATCTGTGCAAGCTTTCCCCGGCGGGCAAGCATTACATGGTTGATCTGGACAACGCGGGCGGCATCCCTGCCGTCATGACCGAGCTGGACAAGCTGGGCCTCATCAACAAGGACTGCATGACCGCCACAGGCAAGACCGTGGGCGAAAACCTCAAGGACATGAACGCCCGCGTCATGAACCCTGAAGTGATCCGCAGTGTTGAAAATCCCTATTCCAAACAGGGCGGCATTGCCATTCTGCGCGGCAGCCTGGCGCCCGAGGGCGCTGTGGTCAAGCAGTCCGCTGTTGCCCCCGAAATGATGTGCCGCGACGTCACGGCCCGCGTGTTTGAGTCCGAAGAAGACGCCATGAAGGCCATTCTTGACGGCAAGATCAAGGCCGGAGACGGCGTTGTGATCCGTTACGAAGGCCCGCGCGGCGGCCCGGGCATGCGCGAAATGCTCTCGCCCACGGCGGCCATCACAGGCATGGGTCTTGGCAAGGATGTTGCCCTGCTGACGGACGGCCGTTTCTCAGGCGGCACCAATGGCGCGGCCATAGGGCACATTTCGCCCGAAGCGGCGGACGGCGGCGTTATCGCTCTGGTGCACGAAGGCGATACCATCCATATCGACATTCCCAACCGCAAGCTGGATCTGCTTGTGGACGAGGCCGAGCTTGCCAAGCGGCGCGCCGCCCTTGTGGTGCCCAAGAAGGATTGCCCCTACCCAGTGCTGCGGCGTTATGCCTATCTGGTCAGCTCGGCTGCCAATGGCGGGCGTTACAAGGAAATCTAA
- a CDS encoding AEC family transporter translates to MAFLHALGGVFGLMLLGFVGFMLAARNWFGAETRIVLPRLITQIALPPFLMYTIMHSFHRDDLIMLAKGALLPLGSVTLTFALAIVLAKLARIKRQHFGLFCASVANSNTIFIGIPVNLALFGESSIPYVLLYYAASTVFFWTVGVYSITCDITENRGKIPLHTRVRQVFSPPFMGFITGLILTMLGVELPEFLQNVARSLGNLTTPLAMIFIGISIYDMGLRSIRIGKDMVLLAMGRMMLGPLVMTGLLYFFPVSALMGKVFIIQASLPVMAQAAILSAHYHTDPEFGAQAVSLTTLLSMITIPLYMVIF, encoded by the coding sequence ATGGCGTTTTTGCATGCGCTGGGCGGTGTATTCGGGCTGATGCTGTTAGGTTTTGTTGGGTTCATGCTGGCGGCGCGCAACTGGTTTGGCGCGGAAACCCGAATTGTTCTGCCGCGTCTGATCACCCAGATCGCCCTGCCGCCCTTTCTCATGTACACCATCATGCACTCGTTCCATCGGGACGATCTGATCATGCTGGCAAAGGGGGCGCTGCTGCCGTTGGGCTCGGTGACCCTCACCTTTGCGCTGGCCATTGTGCTTGCCAAGCTGGCACGCATCAAAAGGCAGCATTTTGGCCTTTTCTGCGCCAGTGTAGCCAATTCGAATACCATTTTTATTGGTATTCCCGTTAATCTGGCGCTGTTCGGCGAAAGTTCCATCCCCTATGTGCTGCTGTACTATGCCGCCAGCACGGTTTTTTTCTGGACTGTGGGGGTCTACTCAATTACATGCGATATTACTGAAAACAGAGGGAAAATCCCTTTGCATACCCGGGTCAGGCAGGTGTTTTCCCCGCCTTTCATGGGCTTTATTACGGGCTTGATTCTGACAATGCTGGGCGTTGAACTGCCCGAATTTTTGCAGAACGTCGCCCGCTCGCTGGGCAATCTCACTACGCCGCTGGCCATGATTTTTATTGGTATTTCCATCTACGACATGGGATTGCGCAGTATCAGGATCGGCAAGGATATGGTTCTGCTGGCGATGGGGCGCATGATGCTTGGCCCGCTGGTGATGACTGGCCTGCTGTATTTCTTTCCGGTGTCTGCGCTCATGGGCAAGGTTTTTATTATCCAGGCATCCCTGCCGGTGATGGCCCAGGCGGCTATTTTGAGCGCCCACTACCACACAGACCCGGAATTTGGCGCGCAGGCCGTCAGCCTGACCACATTGCTTTCCATGATCACCATTCCGCTCTACATGGTTATTTTTTAG